The following proteins come from a genomic window of Desmospora profundinema:
- a CDS encoding PolC-type DNA polymerase III, with translation MSMTAIQRERWEAVMKRAELSDELATYFKDASIEKVKVSRKQKTWSFYLRLYAPVPPNVLLAMQERVADAFRPMVNVQFVVRYEQADLAQLMEMYWHWIRKKVAENLSPSAAGWLTRAQWNMEGSSLTLSFPSQMMTQMAVAKQLDQVVSSLFQEVSGTRIQVKLQVDASSAAQEQFREQREEEEKKLVQEAMVSLEESAPPSVDGGADAEGPIAIGYDFRDEPILIKEITDEERRVCIKGKVFKAEVRELRSGRTLLTFNVTDYSDSIAVKVFARDKEDAAVLSRLKDGMWVTLRGSVQYDTFARDLVVMANDIREVEPYRRMDTAAEKRVELHLHTAMSAMDGVYDPAEMVKRAAEWGHPAVAITDHGVLQAYPDAFSAGKKHGIKILYGLEAFVVDDGVSVVMNEEERVLKEDTYVVFDVETTGLSAVHDVIIELAAVKVNNGEIVDRFEAFVNPHRPLSATITELTSITDDMVKDAPDLDEVLPRFLDFITGTVLVAHNARFDMGFLQAGSKKIGREPVANPVIDTLELGRLLYPRLKNHRLNTLCKQFDIDLTQHHRAIYDAEATGYLLWKMLEDCIERGLEHLDRLNELTGERDVSRLRPFHAIVLVENYTGLKNLYKMVSESHLNYFHRTPRIPRSLLQKYREGLIVGSGCEKGELFEAALQKSPEEVEEIAQFYDYLEIQPVEVNRHLVIKELIDSEERLREANRLLVRIGEKLGKPVVATANAHYLDEWDAHFRDILAFNQTGGFRNSGPLSPVHFRTTDEMLEEFSYLGEKKAFEVVVTNPRAIADRVEELKPFPDDLHTPIIEGAEEELRQICYDTARSTYGDPLPSIVEERLEKELGSIIKHGFAVIYLISQKLVVKSLEDGYLVGSRGSVGSSFVATMSHITEVNPLPPHYVCPSCKQSEFITDGTVASGFDLPDKACPECGTSMKKDGHDIPFETFLGFKGDKVPDIDLNFSGEYQPQAHKYTEELFGKEYVYRAGTISTVAQKTAFGYVKKYEEEKQFQWRSAEIDRMVEGCSGVKRTTGQHPGGQMVIPQNMEVFDFTPIQRPADDVKSETITTHFDYHAISGRLLKLDILGHDDPTVIRMLQDLTGVDPQTIPVDDPEVMKLFSSTESLGVTPEEIGTVTGTLGIPEFGTRFVRQMLEDTKPTTFGELVRISGLSHGTDVWLNNAQDLVRKGTAVLAEVISTRDDIMVYLIYKGMDPSIAFKLMEKVRKGKGLTEEEAELMRKHDVPQWYIDSCRKIKYMFPKAHAVAYVLMAVRIAWFKVYHPIEYYATYFTVRADDFDVELVLKGKDAVRKAIAEIEEKGVTASPKEKGLLTVLESVREMLARGLTFQRVDLYRSDATHFKVDGNSLIPPFSSVSGVGTNAAKNIVAARKDGEFLSIEDLTKRARVTSAVVEVLKRLGCLENMPESNQLSLF, from the coding sequence ATGTCGATGACAGCGATCCAGCGGGAGCGCTGGGAAGCGGTAATGAAGCGGGCGGAGCTGTCTGATGAATTGGCTACATATTTTAAAGATGCTTCGATTGAAAAGGTAAAAGTGAGCCGGAAGCAAAAGACGTGGTCTTTTTATCTCCGGCTTTACGCCCCTGTTCCTCCCAACGTGTTGCTCGCCATGCAGGAGCGGGTGGCAGATGCGTTCCGCCCGATGGTAAATGTCCAGTTTGTGGTCCGTTATGAGCAGGCGGATTTGGCGCAGTTGATGGAAATGTATTGGCACTGGATCCGGAAGAAAGTGGCGGAAAACCTGTCTCCTTCAGCGGCGGGCTGGCTTACCCGTGCCCAGTGGAACATGGAGGGATCGTCTCTCACCCTCTCCTTTCCCAGTCAAATGATGACTCAGATGGCGGTGGCCAAGCAACTGGACCAGGTGGTTTCCTCCTTATTTCAAGAAGTGTCCGGAACACGGATTCAGGTGAAGCTGCAGGTGGATGCCTCTTCGGCTGCACAGGAACAATTCCGGGAGCAACGGGAAGAGGAAGAGAAGAAATTGGTTCAGGAAGCCATGGTCTCTCTCGAGGAATCGGCTCCTCCTTCGGTAGATGGAGGAGCGGATGCGGAGGGGCCGATTGCCATCGGGTATGACTTTAGAGACGAACCCATCTTGATCAAAGAGATTACCGATGAAGAACGGCGTGTCTGCATCAAGGGAAAGGTGTTTAAAGCCGAGGTGAGGGAGCTTCGGAGCGGACGGACGCTTCTTACGTTCAACGTGACCGATTACAGCGACTCGATTGCGGTGAAAGTGTTCGCCCGCGACAAAGAGGACGCCGCTGTCCTGTCCCGGCTGAAAGACGGCATGTGGGTAACGCTCAGGGGTTCGGTTCAATATGACACGTTTGCCCGGGATTTAGTGGTGATGGCCAACGATATCCGCGAGGTGGAACCCTACCGGCGGATGGACACCGCTGCCGAAAAGCGGGTAGAATTACACCTTCACACGGCGATGAGTGCCATGGATGGGGTATATGATCCGGCAGAGATGGTGAAGCGGGCGGCGGAATGGGGCCACCCCGCTGTGGCGATTACGGATCATGGGGTTCTCCAGGCGTATCCGGATGCGTTTTCTGCCGGCAAAAAACACGGGATCAAGATCCTTTATGGTTTGGAAGCGTTTGTGGTGGATGACGGTGTTTCCGTGGTGATGAACGAGGAAGAGCGGGTGTTAAAAGAGGATACCTATGTCGTTTTTGATGTGGAGACGACGGGTTTGTCGGCGGTGCACGACGTCATTATCGAACTGGCTGCCGTCAAAGTGAACAACGGAGAAATCGTCGACCGCTTTGAAGCTTTTGTCAATCCCCACCGGCCGCTGTCGGCCACCATCACGGAGCTGACCAGCATCACCGATGACATGGTGAAGGATGCACCGGACCTGGATGAGGTACTGCCCCGGTTTTTGGACTTTATCACCGGTACGGTGCTGGTGGCGCACAACGCCCGCTTCGATATGGGATTTTTGCAGGCGGGATCCAAAAAGATCGGTCGTGAACCGGTGGCCAATCCCGTGATCGACACGTTGGAACTGGGGCGTCTTCTCTATCCGCGGCTGAAAAATCATCGCCTTAACACGTTGTGCAAGCAATTTGACATCGATCTGACCCAGCATCATCGTGCCATCTATGATGCAGAAGCAACGGGTTATCTCCTGTGGAAGATGCTGGAGGACTGTATCGAACGCGGGTTGGAGCACTTGGATCGATTAAATGAGTTGACCGGGGAACGGGACGTCTCCCGTCTGCGGCCTTTCCATGCGATTGTCCTGGTAGAGAACTACACCGGGCTGAAAAACTTATATAAAATGGTTTCCGAATCGCACCTGAACTACTTTCACCGCACGCCTCGCATTCCCCGCAGTCTCCTGCAGAAATACCGGGAGGGACTGATCGTCGGGTCCGGCTGTGAAAAGGGGGAGCTGTTTGAGGCGGCATTGCAGAAGTCTCCGGAAGAAGTAGAGGAAATCGCTCAATTTTACGATTATCTGGAGATTCAGCCGGTGGAAGTCAACCGGCATCTGGTTATCAAGGAACTGATAGATAGTGAGGAGCGTTTGCGGGAGGCCAATCGGCTGCTGGTGAGGATTGGGGAAAAGCTGGGCAAGCCGGTGGTGGCTACCGCTAATGCCCATTATTTAGATGAGTGGGATGCCCACTTTCGGGATATCCTGGCGTTCAACCAAACAGGGGGGTTCCGCAACAGCGGGCCGCTCTCCCCGGTTCACTTCCGAACGACGGATGAAATGTTGGAGGAGTTTTCTTACCTGGGTGAGAAAAAAGCCTTTGAAGTAGTGGTCACCAATCCGCGCGCCATCGCTGATCGCGTGGAGGAGTTAAAACCGTTCCCCGACGATCTCCACACCCCGATTATTGAAGGGGCCGAGGAGGAGCTGCGCCAGATCTGTTATGATACGGCCCGGTCCACCTATGGCGATCCCCTGCCATCGATTGTGGAGGAACGATTGGAAAAAGAGCTGGGCAGTATCATTAAACACGGGTTTGCCGTCATTTATCTCATCTCTCAGAAGCTGGTGGTCAAATCACTGGAAGACGGTTATTTGGTGGGTTCCCGTGGCTCTGTCGGCTCCTCGTTTGTGGCCACCATGAGCCATATTACCGAGGTAAACCCGCTTCCGCCCCATTATGTTTGTCCTTCCTGCAAACAGAGTGAATTTATTACGGACGGGACGGTGGCTTCCGGGTTTGACCTTCCCGACAAAGCGTGTCCGGAGTGCGGCACTTCCATGAAGAAGGACGGACACGATATTCCCTTTGAAACCTTTCTCGGGTTTAAGGGGGACAAAGTGCCCGATATCGATCTTAACTTTTCCGGGGAGTATCAGCCCCAGGCCCACAAATACACGGAAGAGCTGTTCGGTAAAGAGTATGTATACCGGGCGGGTACCATCTCCACCGTTGCACAGAAGACGGCATTCGGCTATGTCAAGAAGTATGAGGAAGAGAAGCAATTTCAGTGGCGCAGCGCCGAGATCGATCGGATGGTGGAAGGGTGCAGCGGAGTCAAACGTACCACCGGGCAGCATCCGGGAGGGCAAATGGTGATCCCGCAAAATATGGAAGTGTTCGATTTTACTCCAATCCAACGGCCCGCCGACGATGTCAAATCGGAAACGATCACCACTCATTTTGATTACCACGCCATCAGCGGCCGATTGTTGAAACTGGATATTCTGGGCCATGATGATCCGACGGTGATTCGGATGTTGCAGGACTTGACCGGAGTGGATCCACAAACCATCCCGGTGGACGACCCTGAGGTGATGAAGCTCTTCTCCAGTACGGAATCGTTAGGCGTCACCCCGGAGGAAATTGGGACGGTGACAGGCACCTTGGGGATTCCCGAGTTCGGGACGCGGTTTGTCCGCCAGATGCTGGAGGACACCAAGCCGACCACTTTTGGTGAGTTGGTGCGGATTTCCGGATTGTCCCACGGCACCGATGTGTGGCTCAACAACGCTCAAGATCTCGTCCGCAAAGGGACTGCGGTATTGGCTGAGGTGATTTCCACCCGCGACGATATTATGGTTTATCTGATCTACAAGGGCATGGATCCCTCCATCGCCTTTAAATTGATGGAAAAGGTGCGGAAAGGAAAAGGATTGACGGAGGAAGAGGCGGAGTTGATGCGCAAGCACGATGTGCCCCAGTGGTATATCGACTCCTGCCGGAAGATCAAATACATGTTCCCGAAAGCCCATGCGGTCGCTTATGTGTTGATGGCGGTACGGATCGCTTGGTTCAAGGTGTATCACCCCATCGAATATTACGCCACTTATTTCACTGTGCGGGCCGATGACTTTGATGTGGAGTTGGTGTTGAAGGGGAAAGATGCGGTAAGGAAGGCGATTGCTGAGATTGAGGAGAAAGGGGTGACGGCCAGCCCCAAAGAAAAAGGGCTGTTGACCGTGTTGGAGTCGGTGCGGGAGATGTTGGCACGGGGATTGACATTCCAACGAGTCGATTTGTACCGATCTGACGCCACCCACTTTAAAGTGGACGGAAACTCCCTGATTCCCCCGTTTTCATCTGTTTCCGGAGTCGGGACCAACGCTGCCAAAAACATTGTGGCCGCCCGCAAAGACGGTGAATTTCTCTCGATTGAAGACTTAACAAAGCGGGCACGGGTCACGAGTGCCGTCGTGGAAGTGCTGAAGCGGCTGGGCTGTTTGGAGAATATGCCGGAAAGCAATCAACTGTCCCTTTTCTAA
- a CDS encoding YlxQ family RNA-binding protein, with amino-acid sequence MGDWLNLLGLAMRAGKVITGEEPVLRAVRSGGAALVILSADAGPNTKKKVSDKCASYRIPLIQVGTRQELGRALGKAERVVIAVTDPGFSRAIGNRVSSH; translated from the coding sequence ATGGGTGATTGGTTGAATCTTCTTGGCTTGGCTATGCGGGCGGGAAAAGTGATCACAGGGGAAGAACCGGTACTGCGGGCCGTTAGAAGCGGTGGTGCCGCCTTGGTGATTCTCTCCGCTGATGCCGGCCCCAACACAAAAAAGAAAGTGTCCGATAAATGCGCATCATACCGGATTCCCCTTATTCAGGTCGGAACGCGGCAAGAGTTGGGCCGTGCCCTGGGTAAAGCGGAACGGGTGGTGATTGCTGTCACCGACCCGGGTTTTTCCCGCGCGATTGGGAACCGGGTTTCCAGCCATTGA
- a CDS encoding YiiX/YebB-like N1pC/P60 family cysteine hydrolase translates to MRAMKLLCLIALVFSLFFVGENFTFASDEEEITLTPEQQKEVEEAKKRTQEVLQNSDDEIDTEEVEKIAKLKGVSSDIYSQDNSTSAVGTYGDILVTLSTSSSDSSAWAGGHAGVVSEVSGYVVEIFGNRGKLNGVRHWKNNWNTRYSHVRGLYVKGASGSEYSYAASYARNKIGKSYNYNFFNKKTTKRFYCSQLAWRAWYNKGYDLDNGGAVWPVNLIDSSKTGVFYKKG, encoded by the coding sequence ATGAGGGCAATGAAGCTTTTGTGTTTAATTGCTTTGGTTTTCTCGTTGTTTTTTGTAGGTGAAAACTTTACTTTTGCTTCCGATGAAGAAGAGATCACTTTAACTCCCGAACAGCAAAAAGAAGTAGAAGAAGCAAAAAAGCGTACACAAGAAGTGTTGCAGAACTCAGACGATGAGATTGATACCGAGGAAGTTGAAAAAATAGCCAAACTGAAGGGCGTTTCCTCAGATATCTACTCTCAAGACAACTCTACTTCGGCAGTTGGAACATATGGAGATATTTTAGTAACCCTGTCCACCTCAAGCTCTGATTCATCTGCCTGGGCTGGTGGACATGCAGGAGTTGTTTCTGAAGTGAGTGGGTATGTAGTGGAAATTTTCGGGAATAGAGGGAAGTTAAATGGGGTTAGACACTGGAAAAATAATTGGAATACACGCTATTCTCATGTAAGAGGTTTGTACGTCAAAGGGGCTAGTGGTTCTGAATACAGTTATGCGGCATCGTATGCAAGAAACAAAATTGGAAAGTCTTATAATTATAACTTCTTCAATAAGAAAACAACAAAAAGATTCTATTGTTCCCAATTAGCATGGAGAGCATGGTATAACAAGGGGTATGATTTAGACAATGGGGGCGCAGTGTGGCCTGTAAACCTTATTGACAGCTCGAAAACAGGTGTATTTTATAAAAAAGGATAA
- the rnpM gene encoding RNase P modulator RnpM: MKTRKVPMRKCVASQEMFPKKELIRVVRTPEDEILIDPTGKKSGRGAYLCAKPEYVELARKKKALDRALKTKVSDEVYQRLEAYMMTGELDG; encoded by the coding sequence TTGAAAACGCGTAAAGTGCCCATGCGTAAATGTGTGGCATCCCAAGAGATGTTTCCGAAAAAAGAGCTGATTCGCGTGGTTCGTACACCGGAGGACGAAATCCTGATCGATCCGACAGGAAAGAAGTCCGGTCGTGGCGCCTACTTGTGTGCCAAACCGGAATACGTGGAATTGGCCCGGAAGAAAAAAGCACTGGACCGGGCGCTGAAGACGAAAGTAAGCGATGAAGTGTACCAGCGCTTGGAAGCGTATATGATGACGGGGGAGCTCGATGGGTGA
- the nusA gene encoding transcription termination factor NusA gives MNAEFIDALIQLEKEKGIRKEVLIEAIEAALISGYKRNFNSAQNVRVDIDRDSGRVRVFARKTVVDEVLDPRLEISQDAARDISPSYQLGDIVEIEVTPADFGRIAAQTAKQVVTQRIREAERSIIYEEFVDREEDIVTGVVQRSDNRHYYIDLGRVEALLPHVETMPGERFKHNDRVKAYITRVEKSTKGPQVFVSRTHPGLLKRLFELEVPEIYEGIVEIRSVAREAGYRSKIAVSSRDEQVDPVGACVGHRGMRVQTVVNELRGEKIDIVRHSEEAVEFVSNALSPSKVVSVDIQEGEKVARVVVPDHQLSLAIGKEGQNARLAAKLTGWKIDIKSESEALKAEEGQAEKELADVSAEPESMNEDVIETDPLANERSADEK, from the coding sequence ATGAATGCTGAGTTCATCGACGCCCTAATCCAGTTGGAAAAAGAGAAGGGCATTCGTAAAGAGGTATTGATCGAGGCGATTGAAGCCGCCTTGATTTCGGGGTATAAGCGAAACTTCAATTCCGCTCAGAACGTAAGGGTGGATATCGACCGGGATTCAGGGAGAGTCCGCGTTTTCGCCCGGAAAACCGTGGTCGATGAGGTTCTCGACCCCCGATTGGAAATCTCTCAAGATGCCGCCAGGGATATCAGCCCCTCTTACCAACTGGGGGATATCGTCGAAATAGAGGTGACTCCGGCTGATTTTGGAAGGATTGCAGCCCAGACGGCCAAACAGGTGGTCACCCAGCGAATTCGCGAAGCGGAGCGGAGCATCATCTACGAAGAGTTTGTCGACCGCGAAGAGGATATTGTGACCGGTGTGGTACAACGGTCCGACAACCGTCATTATTATATTGACTTGGGTCGGGTGGAAGCGTTGTTGCCTCATGTGGAGACGATGCCGGGAGAGCGCTTTAAACACAATGATCGCGTCAAAGCGTATATCACCCGTGTCGAAAAGTCGACCAAAGGTCCTCAAGTATTCGTTTCCCGAACCCATCCGGGTTTACTGAAACGCCTATTTGAGTTGGAAGTTCCTGAAATATACGAAGGAATTGTAGAGATTCGTTCGGTTGCTCGGGAAGCGGGTTACCGTTCCAAGATCGCTGTTTCCAGCAGGGATGAACAGGTGGATCCCGTGGGGGCATGTGTCGGCCATCGGGGCATGCGGGTACAAACGGTAGTCAATGAGCTGCGTGGTGAAAAGATCGATATCGTTCGCCATTCAGAAGAAGCGGTTGAGTTTGTCTCCAATGCTCTCAGTCCTTCCAAGGTGGTTAGTGTCGATATCCAGGAAGGTGAAAAAGTGGCCCGTGTAGTGGTACCGGATCACCAGTTGTCTCTGGCGATCGGCAAAGAGGGTCAGAATGCCCGTCTCGCGGCCAAACTGACAGGTTGGAAAATTGATATCAAGAGTGAGTCGGAAGCGCTGAAAGCGGAGGAAGGACAGGCGGAGAAAGAGCTGGCGGATGTTTCTGCAGAACCGGAGTCGATGAACGAGGATGTCATCGAAACCGATCCGTTGGCAAACGAGCGTTCTGCCGATGAAAAATAA
- a CDS encoding proline--tRNA ligase — translation MRQQTMLAPTLREVGAEAEMASHRLMLRAGLIRQLASGVYTYLPLGYRSLRKVEQIVREEMDRIGAQEVLMPAMNPAELWEETGRWDTYGPELVTLKDRHERKFLLGPTHEEVITDLMRNEVNSYKKLPMSLYQIQTKFRDERRPRSGLLRGREFLMKDAYSFHADRESLDATYQDMVDAYVRIFTRLGLDFRAVEADSGAIGGKESHEFMVLSESGEDTLAICGGCDYAANIETAQAGSTKGDSPGEADPEQVPQPEKVATPGKSTILEVASHLNVPSERLIKSLLFQVDGEPVLVLVRGDDEANEVKVKNALGATEVELADEATVLRVTGAPAGFAGPVGLKETVRIVADEAVQGLYDGVVGANEPDAHLIHVNPGRDFQVDQVADIRTVKEGDPCPRCGGVIRFTRGIEVGHVFKLGTKYSDAMRGTFLDGEGKERSFIMGCYGIGISRVAAAIVEQHHDENGIRWPLAAAPFQVHLIVVNAKKEEQARLANQLYEQLKDAGIEVLFDDRAERAGVKFKDSDLIGIPLRVIVGGKAAEGLVEYKFRRSGESGDLSAEEWMVKLPELLKRVDG, via the coding sequence GTGAGACAACAGACCATGCTGGCTCCCACCCTGCGTGAAGTGGGAGCGGAAGCGGAGATGGCCAGCCATCGGCTGATGCTGCGGGCGGGGTTGATCCGCCAACTGGCGTCGGGGGTGTACACCTACTTGCCGCTGGGCTACCGGTCGCTCCGCAAGGTGGAGCAAATTGTCCGGGAAGAGATGGACCGGATCGGTGCTCAAGAAGTATTGATGCCGGCGATGAATCCGGCGGAACTGTGGGAAGAGACGGGCCGTTGGGATACTTACGGCCCGGAATTGGTCACTCTGAAGGACCGGCATGAACGAAAGTTTTTGCTGGGACCGACACATGAAGAGGTGATCACGGATCTGATGCGGAATGAGGTTAATTCTTATAAAAAACTGCCGATGTCCCTGTATCAGATCCAGACCAAATTCCGGGATGAGCGGCGTCCCCGTTCCGGTTTGCTGCGGGGACGGGAATTTTTAATGAAGGATGCCTATTCCTTTCATGCCGACCGGGAGTCGCTGGATGCGACCTATCAGGATATGGTTGATGCTTATGTCCGCATCTTCACCCGGTTGGGCCTCGATTTTAGGGCAGTGGAAGCCGACTCCGGTGCCATTGGCGGCAAGGAGAGCCATGAATTTATGGTGCTGTCCGAATCCGGCGAGGATACACTTGCCATCTGCGGGGGCTGTGACTACGCGGCCAACATTGAGACGGCACAGGCGGGATCAACAAAAGGGGATTCGCCTGGAGAAGCGGATCCGGAGCAGGTGCCGCAGCCTGAAAAGGTGGCAACACCGGGGAAATCCACCATCCTTGAGGTGGCATCCCACTTAAACGTGCCTTCGGAACGCCTGATTAAAAGCTTGCTGTTTCAGGTGGATGGCGAGCCGGTGCTGGTGTTGGTGCGGGGAGATGATGAAGCCAACGAGGTGAAGGTGAAAAACGCCCTGGGCGCTACGGAGGTGGAGCTGGCCGATGAGGCGACGGTGCTTCGTGTCACCGGAGCTCCGGCAGGTTTCGCCGGTCCGGTCGGGTTAAAAGAAACGGTCCGCATCGTGGCTGACGAAGCGGTACAGGGCTTGTACGATGGGGTAGTCGGAGCCAACGAACCGGACGCTCACCTTATTCATGTCAATCCGGGACGTGATTTCCAGGTGGATCAAGTTGCCGACATCCGTACCGTGAAGGAAGGAGATCCCTGTCCGCGCTGCGGGGGTGTGATCCGTTTCACCCGCGGAATCGAGGTGGGGCACGTGTTCAAATTGGGCACAAAGTACAGTGATGCCATGCGTGGCACATTCCTGGATGGCGAAGGAAAGGAACGCTCCTTTATCATGGGGTGTTACGGGATCGGCATTTCCCGGGTGGCGGCGGCCATCGTCGAGCAGCATCACGATGAAAACGGCATCCGTTGGCCGTTGGCGGCTGCGCCGTTCCAGGTCCATCTGATTGTGGTCAACGCCAAAAAGGAAGAACAGGCAAGGCTGGCCAATCAGCTGTACGAACAATTGAAAGATGCCGGTATAGAGGTATTGTTTGACGATCGTGCCGAGCGGGCTGGTGTCAAATTTAAGGATTCCGACTTGATTGGAATCCCGCTTCGGGTCATTGTCGGCGGCAAGGCCGCGGAAGGATTGGTGGAATACAAATTCCGCCGCTCCGGTGAAAGCGGTGATCTGTCTGCGGAAGAATGGATGGTCAAGCTGCCGGAGCTGTTGAAACGGGTGGATGGTTGA
- the rimP gene encoding ribosome maturation factor RimP produces the protein MSRKVLEAVEELADPILKEEGLELYDTEFTKEGKSWFLRVYIDRPEGKVDLDDCSRVSERLSAELDRSDPIKGGYYLEVSSPGAERPLKKDSHFQRAVGERIFLTTFEAIDGRKKFEGILEAYTNGQVTLDLDGDRVEIPREKVAKARQVLVL, from the coding sequence TTGAGTCGCAAGGTACTTGAGGCTGTGGAAGAACTGGCAGATCCAATTTTGAAAGAAGAAGGATTGGAATTGTATGACACGGAATTCACAAAGGAAGGGAAGAGTTGGTTCCTTCGTGTGTATATCGACCGACCGGAAGGTAAAGTGGACCTGGACGACTGCAGCCGGGTGAGTGAGCGGCTCAGTGCAGAATTGGACCGGTCGGATCCGATCAAGGGCGGTTATTATTTGGAGGTCTCTTCCCCGGGGGCGGAACGCCCATTGAAAAAGGACAGCCATTTTCAGCGCGCTGTCGGTGAACGCATTTTCCTGACCACCTTTGAAGCCATTGACGGCCGTAAGAAATTTGAAGGGATTTTGGAAGCGTACACCAATGGACAGGTCACACTGGACCTGGACGGGGACCGGGTAGAAATCCCCAGGGAAAAAGTGGCCAAAGCGCGACAAGTCCTTGTGCTTTAA